A part of Streptomyces sp. DSM 40750 genomic DNA contains:
- a CDS encoding M56 family metallopeptidase translates to MNSAPVLVGYTAVVGFVAPPLMLRAGWPHRAPALAVAVWHALAVSFSIGVALSAYNLAMPTEHLHAGLVGLLHSCGLDMGSGPPDPDTAGRLAVGVPAAIAIALVASFVFHVTRARRARAEHRETLDLVGRRSARLSATVLPYDIPAAYCLPGRHPRIVISDAAVRELTPDQLGAVLEHEQAHIAGRHHLALAATEAFHSVFRWLPLARHAREQTALLLEMVADDRALRSHSHEVLATVMYEMAAARAPKGTLAAGGHTVLIRLTRVLAPREAPHPALRGSMAAAAVAVPLLPLLLTCPPGLG, encoded by the coding sequence ATGAACTCGGCCCCGGTCCTGGTCGGATACACGGCGGTGGTGGGCTTCGTCGCCCCGCCCCTGATGCTGCGCGCCGGCTGGCCGCACCGGGCACCCGCCCTGGCGGTGGCGGTCTGGCACGCGCTGGCGGTGTCCTTCTCGATCGGGGTCGCACTCTCGGCGTACAACCTGGCCATGCCGACCGAACACCTGCATGCGGGACTGGTGGGGCTGCTGCACTCCTGCGGGCTCGACATGGGATCGGGCCCACCCGACCCCGACACCGCGGGCCGACTGGCCGTCGGTGTACCCGCCGCCATCGCGATCGCCCTGGTGGCAAGCTTCGTCTTCCATGTGACACGCGCCCGTCGGGCGCGCGCGGAGCACCGGGAGACCCTCGATCTGGTAGGTCGCCGCTCGGCACGGCTGAGCGCCACCGTCCTGCCGTACGACATCCCCGCCGCCTACTGCCTGCCCGGCCGCCACCCCCGGATCGTGATCAGTGACGCGGCCGTGCGCGAGTTGACCCCGGACCAGCTCGGCGCCGTACTGGAGCACGAGCAGGCCCACATCGCGGGCCGTCACCACCTCGCCCTCGCCGCCACGGAGGCGTTCCACTCGGTGTTCCGATGGCTGCCCCTGGCGCGTCATGCCCGAGAACAGACGGCACTGCTGCTGGAGATGGTCGCGGACGACCGGGCCCTGCGCAGCCACTCCCACGAGGTGTTGGCCACGGTGATGTACGAGATGGCCGCGGCCCGCGCCCCCAAGGGCACGCTCGCCGCAGGCGGTCACACCGTCCTCATCCGCTTGACGCGGGTCCTCGCTCCCCGCGAGGCGCCCCACCCCGCGCTGCGGGGATCCATGGCCGCCGCGGCCGTGGCCGTTCCGCTGCTGCCACTGCTCCTCACCTGCCCTCCTGGGCTCGGCTGA
- a CDS encoding DUF6153 family protein, with the protein MKRPVQLARPQPVLRSCGLLVGALLLGLLGMHGLGPVPESVGAHGHDRTVTVTASMDMDAVTAAAPGTCDHGGGDCQGHAKHADPTCASASVAGAPGVAPVLMPDVMTCAGVPLTRTSPGGSGPDGGRAPPLLAELQLLRI; encoded by the coding sequence GTGAAGCGCCCAGTACAGCTCGCTCGACCGCAACCGGTGTTGCGGTCCTGCGGGCTGCTCGTGGGTGCTCTGCTGCTGGGCCTGCTCGGTATGCACGGTCTCGGACCGGTCCCGGAGTCCGTGGGTGCCCACGGTCACGACCGTACGGTGACGGTGACCGCGAGCATGGACATGGACGCCGTGACGGCTGCCGCGCCCGGCACCTGCGATCACGGGGGCGGCGACTGTCAGGGGCACGCGAAGCACGCGGATCCGACCTGTGCCTCCGCTTCGGTGGCCGGCGCTCCCGGTGTCGCGCCCGTGCTGATGCCCGACGTGATGACCTGCGCCGGAGTGCCGCTGACACGTACGTCTCCGGGTGGCAGCGGACCGGACGGCGGCCGGGCGCCGCCTTTGCTCGCCGAACTCCAACTCCTGCGGATCTAG
- a CDS encoding DUF305 domain-containing protein, protein MTAHRKLIRRTALTATAALAALVLAACGGGGHDMGSMDSDSSPSTSASAKAGDHNEADVDFAEEMIQHHRQAIEMADLAADRASSQEVKDLATKIKGAQDPEIETMSGWLTSWGEKVPEDMSGMEGHDMSSGMPGMMSSEDMGKMEKASGAEFDKMFLEMMVEHHEGAVEMAETEKADGKYGPAVKLADDVITAQTAEIEQMNKMLGKS, encoded by the coding sequence ATGACCGCACACCGCAAGCTCATCCGCCGTACCGCCCTGACCGCCACCGCCGCTCTGGCCGCCCTCGTACTCGCCGCCTGTGGCGGCGGGGGTCACGACATGGGGTCCATGGACTCCGACTCCAGCCCGTCCACGAGCGCCTCGGCCAAGGCCGGCGACCACAACGAAGCGGACGTCGACTTCGCCGAGGAGATGATCCAGCACCACCGTCAGGCCATCGAGATGGCTGATCTGGCCGCCGACCGCGCCTCCTCGCAGGAGGTCAAGGACCTCGCCACGAAGATCAAGGGCGCGCAGGACCCGGAGATCGAGACGATGTCCGGCTGGCTCACCTCGTGGGGCGAGAAGGTTCCCGAGGACATGTCCGGCATGGAGGGCCACGACATGTCGTCCGGCATGCCCGGAATGATGAGCAGTGAGGACATGGGCAAGATGGAGAAGGCCTCCGGCGCCGAGTTCGACAAGATGTTCCTCGAGATGATGGTCGAGCACCACGAAGGCGCCGTCGAGATGGCCGAGACCGAGAAGGCCGACGGCAAGTACGGTCCTGCCGTGAAGCTCGCGGACGACGTGATCACGGCCCAGACCGCCGAGATCGAGCAGATGAACAAGATGCTCGGCAAGAGCTGA
- a CDS encoding C40 family peptidase — protein sequence MGTHRRPKPPSRARIATLGMAAGAVSLLPTQSQAAPKPTVDEVRKQVEKLYEEAEAPTEEYNAIREKQEKLQREVDGVQDRLARKQQQVNELREKIGPLAAEQYRNGGIDPSVQLFLSGDPDDYLDRAQMLDRTNGRQAEALRAMQAKQRELTQEREAAQTRLKALSETRAKAGEKKDEVQDKLAKARKLLNSLTAAQRAEMEADQERDDASAGASDDAATYNGPASGRAKAALDFAYAQLGKPYEWGSTGPDSFDCSGLTGASWRAAGVSLPRTVKQQYDAGRKVARSDLQPGDIIYWYNDNQHNGMYVGDGKAIHAPRTGKNIEIVPLDSMPFFAASRP from the coding sequence ATGGGAACGCACCGTCGGCCGAAGCCGCCCAGCCGTGCCCGGATCGCCACCCTCGGCATGGCCGCCGGTGCTGTCAGCCTCCTGCCGACGCAGAGCCAGGCGGCCCCCAAGCCGACGGTGGACGAGGTCCGCAAGCAGGTCGAGAAGCTCTACGAGGAGGCCGAGGCTCCCACCGAGGAGTACAACGCCATCCGCGAGAAGCAGGAGAAACTGCAGCGCGAGGTGGACGGTGTACAGGACCGCCTGGCCCGCAAGCAGCAGCAAGTCAACGAACTGCGGGAGAAGATAGGCCCGCTGGCGGCCGAGCAGTACCGCAACGGTGGCATCGACCCGAGCGTGCAGCTCTTCCTGTCCGGCGACCCCGACGACTACCTCGACCGGGCCCAGATGCTCGACCGTACGAACGGACGGCAGGCCGAGGCCCTGCGGGCCATGCAAGCCAAGCAGCGAGAACTCACCCAGGAACGCGAGGCCGCCCAGACGCGTCTGAAGGCCCTGTCGGAGACCCGCGCCAAGGCCGGCGAGAAGAAGGACGAGGTCCAGGACAAGCTCGCCAAGGCCCGCAAGCTCCTGAACAGCCTGACGGCCGCCCAGCGCGCGGAGATGGAAGCCGACCAGGAGCGCGACGACGCCTCCGCGGGCGCCAGCGACGACGCAGCGACGTACAACGGCCCGGCCAGCGGCCGCGCCAAGGCCGCACTCGACTTCGCGTACGCGCAGCTCGGCAAGCCCTATGAATGGGGCTCCACCGGCCCCGACTCCTTCGACTGCTCGGGCCTGACGGGCGCCTCCTGGCGGGCGGCGGGCGTCTCACTGCCGCGTACCGTCAAGCAGCAGTACGACGCCGGCCGCAAGGTGGCACGCTCGGACCTGCAGCCCGGCGACATCATCTACTGGTACAACGACAACCAGCACAACGGCATGTACGTCGGCGACGGCAAGGCCATCCACGCCCCGCGCACCGGCAAGAACATCGAGATCGTCCCACTGGACTCCATGCCGTTCTTCGCCGCCAGCAGGCCGTGA
- a CDS encoding BlaI/MecI/CopY family transcriptional regulator translates to MRRLGDLEAEIMDRLWTWNRPATVREVVDDINKTRPVAYTTVMTVTNILYNKGWLLRGKQGRAWLYSPVRSREAYAAALMEDGLGESKDRPAALVHFVENMTEEEQAALRRALRNVGRQART, encoded by the coding sequence ATGCGACGGCTGGGGGATCTTGAGGCGGAGATCATGGACCGCCTCTGGACGTGGAATCGTCCGGCCACGGTGCGGGAGGTCGTCGACGACATAAACAAGACCCGTCCCGTCGCGTACACCACGGTGATGACCGTCACCAACATCCTCTACAACAAGGGCTGGCTGCTGCGGGGCAAGCAGGGTCGCGCCTGGCTGTATTCGCCCGTGCGCAGTCGCGAGGCGTACGCCGCCGCACTCATGGAGGACGGCTTGGGTGAGAGCAAGGACCGCCCGGCCGCACTGGTCCACTTCGTCGAGAACATGACCGAGGAAGAGCAAGCCGCCCTGCGCAGGGCCCTGCGGAACGTCGGACGACAGGCGAGGACATGA